A genomic segment from Frateuria edaphi encodes:
- the dksA gene encoding RNA polymerase-binding protein DksA has translation MAKTTRSSTAAKAQKGKTAGKAKEARTTKPKVAAARAGKSAATAKKAAPARKPAAKPASAKKPVARKPVAGKAAAKPSTKPASKAVAKKAPAKKAPAAKTPAKSAARKPAPAVKKATPAAKAKPAPKVAARKPVKPQPKAAPKKMAKPAAKVAPKKAAPAKPVATPAKKAVAKPAAPQPYKIVSKPAAKPGKPSSARPATPAVATRQTSPSPAVAPMKGKVASAVAMVTPRVATATARHTPPKKQKTPQSSMNNSATTLDNGVTREDGRYALPSTINIDLPKGYRPSNDEEYMSPKHLAYFRNKLRDWRDQLVEESRQTMENLRDEVRDVGDEAERATRETENSLELRTRDRYRKLISKIDKALRRIEEGRYGYCEETDEEIGLERLDARPIATLSLDAQERREHLQKQMGD, from the coding sequence ATGGCGAAAACGACGCGTAGTTCGACCGCCGCCAAGGCGCAGAAAGGGAAGACTGCGGGAAAGGCGAAAGAAGCCAGGACGACCAAGCCCAAGGTCGCCGCAGCCCGGGCCGGCAAGAGCGCTGCCACCGCCAAGAAGGCCGCGCCCGCCCGCAAGCCGGCCGCCAAACCGGCGTCGGCGAAGAAGCCCGTTGCGCGCAAGCCGGTCGCCGGCAAGGCCGCCGCGAAGCCGTCGACCAAGCCGGCCAGCAAGGCCGTGGCAAAGAAGGCTCCGGCCAAAAAGGCGCCTGCCGCCAAGACACCTGCCAAGAGCGCCGCGCGCAAGCCGGCTCCGGCGGTGAAGAAGGCCACGCCTGCCGCCAAGGCCAAGCCGGCACCGAAGGTCGCGGCCAGGAAGCCGGTCAAGCCCCAGCCGAAGGCCGCGCCGAAGAAGATGGCGAAGCCGGCAGCCAAGGTGGCCCCGAAGAAAGCGGCACCTGCCAAGCCGGTGGCAACGCCTGCGAAGAAGGCAGTCGCGAAACCGGCTGCGCCGCAGCCGTACAAGATCGTGAGCAAGCCCGCCGCAAAACCGGGCAAGCCATCATCGGCGCGACCGGCGACACCGGCGGTCGCGACCAGGCAAACATCTCCATCACCCGCCGTTGCGCCCATGAAGGGCAAAGTGGCGAGTGCCGTCGCCATGGTGACCCCACGCGTGGCCACGGCCACCGCCCGCCATACCCCACCCAAGAAACAGAAGACCCCGCAGTCCTCAATGAATAATTCCGCTACAACTCTCGACAATGGCGTGACCCGCGAGGATGGCCGTTACGCCCTGCCTTCCACCATCAACATCGACCTGCCCAAGGGTTACCGTCCCTCGAACGACGAGGAGTACATGAGCCCCAAGCACCTCGCCTACTTCCGCAACAAGTTGCGGGACTGGCGCGACCAGCTGGTCGAGGAATCGCGCCAGACGATGGAAAACCTGCGCGACGAAGTGCGCGACGTCGGTGACGAGGCCGAGCGTGCCACCCGCGAAACGGAAAACTCGCTCGAGCTGCGCACCCGCGACCGCTATCGCAAGCTGATCTCCAAGATCGACAAGGCCCTGCGCCGGATCGAGGAAGGTCGTTACGGCTATTGCGAGGAGACCGACGAGGAAATCGGCCTGGAGCGCCTGGACGCCCGCCCGATCGCCACGCTGTCGCTCGACGCGCAGGAGCGTCGCGAGCATCTGCAGAAGCAGATGGGCGACTGA
- the ubiG gene encoding bifunctional 2-polyprenyl-6-hydroxyphenol methylase/3-demethylubiquinol 3-O-methyltransferase UbiG, with protein MTETTANVSPDEIARFDKLAARWWDPDGESRPLHDLNPVRAAYVAARADLRSAKVADVGCGGGLLSEALAREGAKVTGIDLGEKVIEVAKLHLFESDLQVDYRVQSSAALAASEPSSFDAVCCMELIEHVPDPEALVNDLAALLKPGARLFMSTLNRTPAAFGAAILGAEYVMRLLPRGTHHYAQFLKPSELGRLIRHAGLELEDVSGLAYNPITRKASLSRITAVNYLLCARKPA; from the coding sequence ATGACCGAAACCACCGCCAACGTCAGCCCCGACGAAATCGCCCGCTTCGACAAGCTGGCCGCCCGCTGGTGGGACCCCGACGGCGAATCGCGCCCGCTGCATGACCTCAACCCCGTGCGTGCCGCCTACGTTGCCGCCCGCGCGGACCTGCGCAGCGCGAAGGTGGCCGACGTCGGCTGCGGCGGTGGCCTGCTCAGCGAGGCGCTGGCGCGCGAGGGCGCGAAGGTGACCGGCATCGACCTCGGCGAGAAGGTGATCGAGGTGGCGAAGCTGCACTTGTTCGAGTCGGATCTGCAAGTCGACTATCGGGTTCAGTCTTCCGCGGCCCTGGCCGCCAGCGAACCGTCCAGTTTCGATGCGGTCTGCTGCATGGAGCTGATCGAGCACGTGCCCGATCCCGAAGCGCTGGTGAACGATCTGGCCGCGCTGCTGAAGCCGGGCGCACGCCTGTTCATGTCCACGCTCAATCGCACGCCGGCCGCCTTCGGCGCGGCGATCCTCGGGGCCGAGTACGTGATGCGCCTGCTGCCTCGCGGCACCCATCACTATGCGCAGTTCCTCAAACCCTCCGAGCTCGGCCGCCTGATCCGTCATGCCGGGCTTGAGCTGGAAGACGTTTCCGGCCTGGCCTACAACCCGATCACGCGCAAGGCTTCGTTGAGCCGCATTACCGCGGTCAACTACCTGCTGTGCGCGCGCAAGCCGGCATGA
- a CDS encoding squalene/phytoene synthase family protein: protein MEVGHDALQSYVNKWLAAQPAQRVALAFVDPARHAGHIALAALEQELLTAAYGIREPHVAATKLNWWAEELAGAAQSGGRHPLTQVLFDDERTDRIDSERWLAPVVAAMAQLEEGTAADFGAQLAAASQLHGALAALETAWWFGESASPERAARVAAIAHLLHALRRLDDDAERDRLPLPMTSLARHGLRRDELRRAGAARNTAVRGQLEELTAAWREASRLAGPLSVFRAVESHAGERLARRAAGAAEPLQVLQHARPSGGLATTLAAWQAARRWRRGNAA, encoded by the coding sequence ATGGAGGTCGGCCACGATGCCCTGCAAAGCTACGTCAACAAATGGCTCGCGGCCCAGCCGGCCCAGCGTGTGGCGCTCGCGTTCGTCGATCCCGCGCGCCACGCCGGCCACATCGCGCTTGCCGCGCTGGAGCAGGAACTGCTTACCGCCGCCTACGGCATCCGCGAGCCGCACGTGGCCGCCACCAAACTGAACTGGTGGGCGGAGGAGCTGGCTGGCGCCGCGCAAAGCGGCGGCCGTCATCCGCTGACCCAGGTGCTGTTCGACGATGAACGCACCGACCGCATCGACAGCGAGCGCTGGCTGGCGCCGGTGGTCGCGGCCATGGCCCAGTTGGAAGAGGGCACCGCGGCCGACTTCGGCGCCCAACTGGCGGCCGCTTCGCAGCTGCACGGTGCGTTGGCCGCGCTCGAGACCGCCTGGTGGTTCGGCGAATCGGCCTCGCCCGAGCGCGCCGCGCGGGTGGCCGCGATCGCTCACCTGCTGCACGCGCTGCGCCGGCTGGATGACGATGCCGAACGCGACCGCCTGCCGCTGCCGATGACGTCGCTGGCCCGCCATGGCCTGCGACGCGACGAGCTGCGACGTGCCGGCGCCGCGCGCAACACGGCCGTGCGCGGCCAGCTGGAGGAGCTCACGGCCGCCTGGCGCGAGGCGTCGCGGTTGGCGGGGCCGCTCAGCGTATTCCGCGCCGTCGAATCGCATGCGGGCGAGCGCCTGGCGCGGCGCGCGGCCGGCGCCGCCGAGCCGCTGCAGGTCCTGCAGCACGCGCGTCCGTCCGGTGGCCTGGCGACGACCTTGGCGGCCTGGCAGGCCGCGCGGCGCTGGCGTCGCGGGAATGCCGCCTGA
- a CDS encoding SufE family protein, translating to MNTTTPSAAQAQLDIAEEFAFFSDWSERYQYLIDLGKQLPPFPEERKTEEHRVHGCQSMVWLVPDGDSEKMHFTATSDSAIVSGLIALVLRVYSDRPAAEILATEPEFVQSIGLAKHLSPTRSNGLTAMLAKLKGYAAQAQA from the coding sequence ATGAACACCACTACCCCCAGCGCCGCGCAGGCGCAGCTCGACATTGCCGAGGAATTCGCCTTCTTCAGCGACTGGTCCGAGCGCTACCAGTATCTGATCGACCTGGGCAAACAGCTGCCGCCCTTCCCGGAGGAGCGCAAGACCGAGGAGCACCGGGTGCACGGCTGCCAGTCGATGGTGTGGCTGGTCCCCGATGGCGACTCGGAGAAAATGCATTTCACCGCAACCAGCGATTCGGCCATCGTGTCCGGTCTGATCGCACTGGTGCTGCGCGTGTACTCGGATCGGCCGGCCGCCGAGATCCTCGCGACCGAGCCCGAGTTCGTTCAGTCGATCGGCCTGGCCAAGCATCTCTCTCCGACGCGTTCCAATGGCCTGACGGCGATGCTGGCCAAGCTCAAGGGTTACGCGGCGCAAGCGCAGGCCTGA
- the folE2 gene encoding GTP cyclohydrolase FolE2, with the protein MHSHENTARLLPDVAGQAQPHLAGALDWVGMDGIEVPVRFDAGDGNVERASAQVGAFVNLTRPDKRGIHMSRLYLLVDRHLSAKPLDAAMIEALLQAFLESHRDLSDRARISIRFDHLVRREALRSGNSGWRAYPVSIEASLGADGFQLELGTEVVYSSTCPASAALSRQLIQEQFSRDFDASRPVDHAAVMAWLGSEQGIVATPHAQRSVARLLVRLADGVGFDLISTLDRVERALGTPVQTAVKREDEQAFALANGGNLMFCEDAARRIQKALDADPRIADFHVRLEHQESLHPHDAVAYASKGVPGGYGSAA; encoded by the coding sequence ATGCACAGCCACGAAAACACCGCCCGCCTGTTGCCCGACGTCGCTGGCCAGGCGCAGCCGCACCTGGCCGGGGCGCTGGACTGGGTGGGCATGGACGGCATCGAGGTACCGGTGCGCTTCGATGCCGGCGACGGCAATGTGGAGCGGGCCAGTGCGCAGGTGGGCGCGTTCGTCAACCTGACCCGGCCGGACAAGCGTGGCATCCACATGTCGCGGCTCTATCTGCTGGTCGACAGGCACCTCAGCGCCAAGCCCCTGGATGCGGCGATGATCGAGGCGCTGCTGCAGGCGTTCCTCGAATCCCACAGGGATCTTTCCGACCGCGCCCGCATCAGTATCCGCTTCGACCATCTGGTGCGTCGGGAGGCCTTGCGCAGCGGCAACAGCGGCTGGCGTGCCTACCCGGTGTCGATCGAGGCGAGTCTGGGCGCCGACGGTTTCCAGCTCGAACTCGGCACCGAGGTGGTCTATTCCTCCACCTGTCCGGCATCGGCTGCGCTGTCGCGGCAGCTCATCCAGGAACAGTTCTCGCGGGATTTCGATGCCTCCAGGCCGGTCGACCATGCGGCCGTCATGGCCTGGCTGGGCAGCGAGCAGGGCATCGTCGCCACGCCGCATGCGCAACGCAGCGTCGCGCGGTTGCTGGTGCGCCTGGCCGACGGCGTCGGCTTCGACCTGATCTCCACACTCGATCGCGTCGAACGGGCGCTGGGCACGCCGGTGCAGACGGCAGTCAAGCGCGAGGATGAACAGGCCTTCGCGCTGGCCAACGGCGGCAACCTGATGTTCTGCGAGGACGCCGCGCGGCGGATCCAGAAAGCGCTGGACGCCGACCCGCGCATCGCCGATTTCCACGTGCGGCTGGAACACCAGGAAAGCCTGCACCCGCACGACGCGGTGGCCTACGCCAGCAAGGGCGTGCCGGGCGGCTACGGCTCCGCCGCGTAA
- a CDS encoding argininosuccinate synthase has product MSQQDIVLAFSGGLDTSFCVPYLKEQGFNVHTVFADTGGVDDEERAFIEHRAAELGVASHLTVDGGPAIWNGFVKPFVWAGEGYQGQYPLLVSDRYLIVEAALARCAELGTNAIAHGCTGMGNDQVRFDLAVKALGDYRIVAPIREIQKQHTQTRAYEQKYLEERGFGVRAKQQAYTINENLLGVTMSGGEIDKWQTPGEGARGWCKPRAEWPSGPLAVKVGFERGEAVSLDGERLPGHRLLAKLNALFARYGVGRGMYTGDTTIGLKGRIVFEAPGLFALLAAHRALEEAVLSKQQNRFKPEVARKWVEVVYEGFFHDPLKTDLEAFLASSQATVNGVVTLQTHGGTVEAVAVESPHILNAKGATYAQSADWGVEEAEGFIKLFGMSSTLWAEVNRSAKV; this is encoded by the coding sequence ATGAGCCAGCAAGACATCGTCCTCGCCTTTTCCGGCGGCCTCGACACCAGCTTCTGCGTGCCCTACCTCAAGGAACAGGGCTTCAACGTGCATACCGTGTTCGCCGACACCGGCGGCGTGGATGACGAGGAGCGCGCCTTCATCGAACACCGCGCCGCGGAACTCGGCGTGGCCAGCCATCTCACCGTCGACGGCGGCCCCGCGATCTGGAACGGCTTCGTCAAACCGTTCGTGTGGGCAGGCGAGGGCTACCAGGGCCAGTACCCTCTGCTGGTCTCCGACCGCTACCTGATCGTGGAAGCTGCCCTCGCGCGGTGCGCCGAGCTGGGCACCAACGCGATCGCGCACGGCTGCACCGGCATGGGCAACGACCAGGTGCGCTTCGACCTTGCGGTGAAGGCGCTGGGCGACTACCGCATCGTGGCGCCGATCCGCGAGATCCAGAAGCAGCACACCCAGACCCGCGCCTATGAACAGAAGTACCTGGAAGAGCGCGGCTTCGGCGTGCGCGCCAAGCAGCAGGCCTACACCATCAACGAGAACCTGCTGGGCGTGACCATGTCAGGCGGCGAGATCGACAAGTGGCAGACGCCGGGCGAGGGCGCGCGTGGGTGGTGCAAGCCGCGCGCCGAATGGCCGTCCGGACCGCTTGCAGTAAAGGTGGGTTTCGAGCGCGGCGAAGCAGTGAGCCTGGACGGCGAACGCCTGCCGGGGCACCGGCTTCTGGCAAAGCTCAACGCGTTGTTCGCGCGTTACGGCGTCGGCCGTGGCATGTATACCGGCGACACGACCATCGGCCTAAAGGGCCGCATCGTGTTCGAGGCGCCCGGCCTGTTCGCGCTGCTGGCAGCCCATCGCGCGCTGGAGGAGGCCGTGCTCTCCAAACAGCAGAACCGGTTCAAGCCCGAAGTGGCGCGCAAGTGGGTGGAAGTCGTGTACGAGGGCTTTTTCCACGATCCGTTGAAGACCGACCTGGAAGCCTTCCTGGCTTCCAGCCAGGCCACCGTCAATGGCGTCGTGACGCTGCAGACCCATGGCGGCACGGTCGAGGCGGTAGCGGTGGAATCGCCGCACATCCTCAACGCCAAGGGCGCCACCTACGCGCAGTCGGCCGACTGGGGCGTGGAGGAGGCGGAAGGCTTCATCAAGCTGTTCGGCATGAGTTCGACGCTGTGGGCGGAAGTGAACCGGAGCGCCAAGGTATGA
- a CDS encoding YciI family protein, with product MNLYLVMVMRRSQFDPAVVPAHQRFLDELRAEGRVERSGPFGDKSGGAYLLRAAGQEEARAIAHRDPTHVSGGWDVTVYEWQAR from the coding sequence ATGAATCTTTATCTCGTCATGGTCATGCGCCGTTCGCAGTTCGACCCCGCGGTAGTGCCCGCGCACCAGCGTTTCCTCGACGAACTGCGCGCGGAGGGACGCGTGGAACGCTCGGGCCCGTTCGGCGACAAGTCCGGCGGCGCTTACCTGCTGCGCGCGGCAGGCCAGGAGGAGGCACGTGCGATCGCCCATCGGGACCCGACCCACGTCAGCGGCGGTTGGGACGTCACGGTGTACGAATGGCAGGCCCGCTAG
- a CDS encoding N-acetylornithine carbamoyltransferase — translation MALRHFLTTQDYSRAEIDALLEQAAAFKRSPRGQQLAGKSIALLFFNPSMRTRTSFELGAFHLGGHAIVLAPGKDAWPIEFEVGTVMDGEAEEHIAEVARVLSRYVDLIAVRAFPKFQDWSVDREDRVIKAFARYATVPVINMETITHPCQELAHALALKEHLGDLQNRKYVLTWTYHPKPLNTAVANSALLIATKLGMDVTLLCPTPEYVLDERYMEAGRQNAAQNGGSLKVSHDIEEAYRGAHVVYAKSWGALPYFGRWEQEKPIREAHRHFMVDEAKMALTDNGLFSHCLPLRRNVKATDGVMDAPYCIAIDEAENRLHVQKAVMASLLAS, via the coding sequence ATGGCCCTTCGACATTTCCTCACGACCCAGGACTACAGCCGCGCCGAGATCGACGCCCTGCTGGAGCAGGCTGCCGCTTTCAAGCGATCGCCGCGTGGCCAGCAGCTGGCCGGCAAGTCCATCGCGCTCCTGTTCTTCAATCCCTCGATGCGCACGCGCACCAGCTTCGAGCTGGGCGCGTTCCATCTCGGCGGCCACGCGATCGTGCTTGCGCCGGGCAAGGACGCCTGGCCGATCGAGTTCGAGGTGGGCACCGTGATGGACGGCGAGGCGGAGGAACACATCGCCGAAGTCGCGCGCGTGCTCAGCCGTTACGTCGACCTGATCGCCGTGCGCGCCTTCCCGAAGTTCCAGGACTGGTCGGTGGACCGCGAGGACCGCGTCATCAAGGCGTTCGCCCGCTACGCCACCGTGCCGGTGATCAACATGGAAACGATCACCCATCCCTGCCAGGAACTGGCGCATGCGCTGGCGCTGAAAGAACACCTGGGTGACCTGCAGAACAGGAAGTACGTGCTGACCTGGACCTATCACCCCAAGCCGCTCAACACCGCCGTGGCGAACTCGGCGCTGCTGATCGCGACCAAGCTCGGCATGGACGTGACCCTGCTGTGCCCCACGCCCGAGTACGTGCTCGACGAGCGCTACATGGAGGCCGGTCGCCAGAACGCCGCGCAGAACGGTGGCTCGCTGAAGGTCAGCCACGACATCGAAGAAGCCTATCGCGGCGCCCACGTCGTCTACGCCAAGAGCTGGGGCGCGCTGCCGTACTTCGGCCGCTGGGAGCAGGAAAAGCCGATCCGCGAGGCACACCGCCACTTCATGGTGGACGAGGCCAAGATGGCATTGACCGACAACGGCCTGTTCAGCCATTGCCTGCCGCTTCGCCGCAACGTCAAGGCGACCGACGGGGTGATGGATGCGCCCTACTGCATCGCCATCGACGAAGCCGAAAACCGCCTGCACGTGCAGAAGGCCGTAATGGCCTCGCTGCTTGCTTCTTGA
- the yidD gene encoding membrane protein insertion efficiency factor YidD, with amino-acid sequence MTRFLLLLLGAYKRLLSPLLGQRCRFHPSCSDYARIAIVRFGPLRGSVLALWRILRCQPLCDGGEDPVPAHFHLTRCRSHGER; translated from the coding sequence GTGACCCGATTCCTGCTCCTCCTGCTTGGCGCTTACAAACGCTTGTTGAGCCCCCTGCTGGGTCAGCGTTGCCGCTTCCATCCCAGTTGTTCCGATTATGCACGGATTGCCATCGTGCGCTTCGGTCCTCTGCGCGGCAGCGTGCTGGCGCTGTGGCGCATCCTTCGCTGCCAGCCGCTGTGCGACGGTGGCGAAGACCCGGTTCCCGCGCATTTCCATTTGACGCGCTGCCGTTCCCACGGGGAGCGCTGA
- a CDS encoding glycine zipper 2TM domain-containing protein translates to MTKMFLPVLALVLATGAVQAQDGRYAEGDDANTHYGWADVLRVDPVYGVARSEVPRQECYDEPVVRREGGGNTTAGTVLGAVIGGVLGNTVGKGDGRKAATVAGAVAGGAVGHGVAGRGEREYDDTVTRCRQVSSVSEQRRLMGYDVEYRYHGDVYVSRLNYDPGERLRVRVSVAPAE, encoded by the coding sequence ATGACCAAGATGTTTCTCCCCGTTCTCGCGCTCGTTCTCGCCACTGGCGCCGTTCAAGCGCAGGACGGGCGGTATGCCGAAGGCGACGACGCGAACACCCACTACGGCTGGGCCGACGTATTGCGCGTCGATCCGGTGTACGGCGTCGCCCGTAGCGAAGTGCCGCGGCAGGAGTGCTATGACGAGCCCGTGGTGCGTCGCGAAGGCGGCGGCAACACCACCGCGGGCACCGTGCTTGGCGCGGTGATCGGCGGCGTGCTCGGCAACACCGTCGGCAAGGGCGACGGCCGCAAGGCGGCCACGGTCGCCGGCGCGGTGGCCGGTGGCGCCGTTGGCCACGGCGTGGCCGGCCGCGGCGAGCGCGAGTACGACGACACGGTGACCCGCTGTCGCCAGGTCAGCTCGGTCAGCGAGCAGCGCCGCCTGATGGGTTACGACGTCGAATACCGCTACCACGGCGACGTCTACGTCTCGCGACTGAACTACGATCCGGGCGAGCGGCTGCGGGTGCGCGTGAGCGTCGCCCCGGCCGAATAA
- the cysS gene encoding cysteine--tRNA ligase has protein sequence MPITLYNSLTRRTDPFVPLDPQRVTMYLCGPTVYNYVHIGNARGPVVFDVLVRLLRRHYPRVVYARNITDVDDKINAAALAQGTPIGTITDRFTAAYREDMAALGIAPPDLEPHATAHIGEIIAMIEALIAGGHAYAADGHVLFDVGTYAAYGQLSGRDTDELIAGARVEVAPYKKNPADFVLWKPSTPELPGWDSPWGRGRPGWHIECSAMSAAHLGTTIDIHAGGVDLTFPHHENEIAQSTCAHGGEVFSRWWLHNGMLTFDGRKMSKSLGNVLLVHELLKRHPPEALRLLLLRGHYRQPLDWSDAALAQAVSTLDGWYRVLRDLAHVPVEGELPVPARVEAALCDDLNTPQALAELALLADAARQSASAAAKAALLGGGALLGLLQEDPEAWFRRGDEAVDASRIEALLEDRRTARAARDFARADAIRDELTAMGVVIEDGAQGTRWSISKS, from the coding sequence ATGCCGATCACGCTCTACAACAGCCTCACCCGCCGCACCGATCCCTTCGTGCCGCTCGATCCGCAGCGCGTGACGATGTATCTGTGCGGGCCGACGGTTTACAACTACGTGCACATCGGCAACGCGCGCGGGCCGGTGGTGTTCGACGTGCTGGTGCGGCTGCTGCGGCGGCACTACCCGCGCGTGGTCTACGCCCGCAACATCACCGACGTGGACGACAAGATCAACGCCGCGGCGCTGGCCCAGGGCACGCCCATCGGCACGATCACCGACCGCTTCACGGCCGCCTACCGCGAGGACATGGCGGCGCTGGGCATCGCTCCGCCGGACCTCGAACCCCATGCGACAGCGCACATCGGCGAGATCATCGCGATGATCGAAGCCTTGATCGCCGGCGGCCATGCCTACGCAGCCGACGGCCACGTGCTGTTCGACGTCGGCACCTATGCGGCCTACGGGCAGCTCTCCGGCCGCGACACCGACGAGTTGATTGCCGGCGCACGCGTGGAAGTGGCGCCATACAAGAAGAATCCCGCGGATTTCGTGCTGTGGAAGCCCTCCACTCCCGAGCTTCCCGGCTGGGACAGCCCCTGGGGCCGCGGCCGCCCGGGCTGGCACATCGAGTGCTCGGCCATGAGCGCGGCGCACCTGGGCACGACGATCGACATCCATGCCGGCGGCGTGGATCTCACGTTCCCGCACCACGAGAACGAGATCGCCCAGTCCACCTGCGCGCACGGTGGCGAAGTGTTCTCGCGCTGGTGGCTGCACAACGGCATGCTTACTTTCGACGGGCGCAAGATGTCCAAGTCGTTGGGCAACGTGCTGCTGGTGCACGAGCTGCTCAAGCGTCATCCGCCAGAGGCATTGCGCCTGCTGCTGCTGCGCGGTCACTACCGGCAGCCGCTGGACTGGTCCGATGCCGCGCTGGCGCAGGCGGTAAGCACGCTGGATGGCTGGTACCGCGTGCTGCGCGACCTGGCGCACGTGCCGGTGGAGGGCGAGTTGCCCGTCCCCGCGCGGGTGGAGGCAGCCCTTTGCGACGACCTCAACACCCCGCAGGCACTCGCCGAGTTGGCGTTGCTTGCCGATGCCGCACGCCAGTCCGCGAGTGCCGCGGCCAAGGCCGCGCTGCTGGGTGGCGGCGCCCTGCTCGGCCTGCTGCAGGAGGACCCGGAGGCCTGGTTCAGGCGCGGGGACGAGGCGGTCGATGCGTCCCGTATCGAAGCCCTGCTCGAAGATCGCCGCACTGCCCGCGCGGCGCGCGACTTTGCCCGAGCCGACGCCATCCGCGACGAACTGACCGCCATGGGCGTGGTGATCGAGGACGGCGCGCAGGGCACGCGCTGGAGCATTTCAAAAAGCTAG
- the gph gene encoding phosphoglycolate phosphatase (PGP is an essential enzyme in the glycolate salvage pathway in higher organisms (photorespiration in plants). Phosphoglycolate results from the oxidase activity of RubisCO in the Calvin cycle when concentrations of carbon dioxide are low relative to oxygen. This enzyme is a member of the Haloacid Dehalogenase (HAD) superfamily of aspartate-nucleophile hydrolase enzymes (PF00702).), whose translation MKSFPPTLEGVLFDLDGTLLDSAPDLYAALERQCKEEGVPVPPYAPVREVVSRGAKAVLRCAFGHLGEPAVEARVERYLALYEQVMGTATHPFEGIEPMLAQLEAAGVRWGIVTNKAGFLTEELLKRIGWDGRAAAVVSGDTLPVKKPDPAPVRLACERAGIDPARSLFVGDDRRDVMAGAAAGLYTVAVAWGYLDGGDPREWHADAVLDTPAQFALWLRRGQAVA comes from the coding sequence ATGAAGTCGTTTCCGCCAACGCTCGAAGGCGTGCTGTTCGATCTCGACGGCACGCTGCTGGACAGCGCACCGGACCTGTACGCCGCGCTGGAGCGACAGTGCAAGGAAGAAGGCGTTCCTGTGCCGCCCTACGCGCCGGTGCGCGAGGTGGTTTCGCGGGGCGCGAAGGCGGTGTTGCGTTGCGCCTTCGGCCATCTGGGCGAGCCCGCGGTGGAGGCGCGCGTGGAGCGCTACCTGGCGCTGTACGAACAAGTCATGGGCACGGCGACGCACCCGTTCGAGGGCATCGAACCGATGCTCGCCCAACTGGAGGCGGCCGGCGTGCGTTGGGGCATCGTCACCAACAAGGCCGGCTTCCTCACCGAAGAGTTGCTCAAGCGGATCGGCTGGGACGGCCGCGCCGCGGCGGTGGTCAGCGGTGACACCTTGCCGGTAAAAAAGCCCGACCCGGCGCCCGTGCGCCTGGCCTGCGAGCGCGCCGGCATCGATCCGGCCCGCAGCCTGTTCGTGGGCGACGACCGCCGCGACGTCATGGCCGGCGCCGCCGCCGGCCTGTACACCGTGGCCGTGGCCTGGGGCTACCTCGACGGTGGCGATCCGCGCGAATGGCATGCCGACGCCGTGCTCGACACGCCCGCCCAGTTCGCCCTCTGGTTGCGCCGCGGGCAGGCGGTGGCGTGA